Proteins encoded within one genomic window of Aurantiacibacter spongiae:
- a CDS encoding DUF421 domain-containing protein translates to MSDYPDAIIRGAALGLITLVWVILVVRVIGLRTFSKMTSIDFVITLATGSLLASAATVTEWTALIQALSAILALLIAQLILARLRRGSRAFQLMIENDPIMLMHNGKILEGALAQTRVSESDVLYKPRLQGIHDLSDVRSIVLESTGDISIISGETGPTEEVLKEVDCCYGPEKHHTTRQK, encoded by the coding sequence TTGAGTGACTACCCCGACGCAATCATTCGCGGAGCCGCGCTTGGCCTCATTACGCTCGTCTGGGTCATTCTTGTCGTGCGTGTTATCGGACTGCGCACATTCTCGAAGATGACTTCCATCGATTTCGTCATTACGCTCGCGACCGGTTCGCTGCTCGCTTCAGCAGCAACCGTTACCGAATGGACGGCGCTGATTCAGGCATTGAGCGCTATTCTTGCGTTACTGATAGCGCAGTTGATATTGGCGCGGCTACGCCGCGGATCGCGGGCGTTCCAGCTTATGATTGAGAACGATCCGATCATGCTGATGCATAACGGTAAGATACTGGAAGGCGCGCTTGCTCAGACGCGTGTGAGCGAAAGCGATGTCCTCTATAAACCCCGCCTGCAAGGTATTCATGACCTATCCGATGTTCGCTCGATCGTCTTGGAAAGCACCGGTGATATCTCGATCATATCGGGGGAGACCGGACCGACAGAAGAAGTCCTGAAAGAGGTCGACTGCTGCTACGGTCCAGAGAAACACCATACCACCCGGCAGAAGTGA
- the thyA gene encoding thymidylate synthase, whose amino-acid sequence MNDSAGRHYEWQYLDLMRHVWEHGDERMDRTGVGTRSVFGTMLRFDLSGGRVPLLTTKRVYWKAAAREMLWFLTGSTNIRPLLEQGVTIWSDWPLARYRRETGDAIAQEDFEARIVAEEDFARRWGDLGPVYGKQWVDWPTYRYGPDGRYEKGPGINQVSQVIESLKADPGGRRHIIEGWNVAELDRMALPPCHKTYQFHVIGSGRDARLNCLLYQRSCDVALGLPFNLFGAAMLCRMVAAQTSMRPGELIWAGGDTHLYLNHAELVRTQLAREPAGEPRLALVRVPETIFDYRFEDFAVTDYAPQGPIRAPVAV is encoded by the coding sequence ATGAACGATTCTGCCGGCCGTCACTACGAGTGGCAATATCTCGATCTGATGCGCCATGTCTGGGAGCATGGGGACGAGCGCATGGATCGCACCGGCGTGGGTACGCGATCGGTCTTCGGGACGATGTTGCGCTTCGACCTTTCCGGCGGACGCGTTCCGCTCCTCACGACGAAACGCGTGTACTGGAAGGCGGCGGCACGCGAAATGCTCTGGTTCCTTACCGGCAGCACCAACATTCGTCCGCTGCTGGAACAGGGCGTCACCATCTGGAGCGACTGGCCGCTTGCCCGCTACCGGCGAGAAACCGGAGACGCCATCGCGCAGGAAGACTTCGAGGCGCGCATCGTGGCGGAAGAAGACTTCGCGCGGCGCTGGGGCGATCTCGGTCCCGTCTACGGTAAGCAATGGGTCGATTGGCCGACCTATCGGTATGGTCCCGACGGTCGGTACGAAAAGGGGCCGGGCATCAACCAGGTGTCGCAGGTGATCGAGAGCCTGAAGGCCGATCCCGGCGGCAGGCGGCACATCATCGAAGGCTGGAACGTCGCCGAGCTGGACAGGATGGCGTTACCGCCATGCCACAAGACCTATCAGTTTCACGTAATCGGGAGCGGAAGGGACGCCCGGCTCAATTGCCTGCTCTACCAGCGCAGTTGCGATGTCGCTCTGGGATTGCCGTTCAACCTTTTCGGGGCGGCGATGCTGTGCCGGATGGTGGCGGCGCAGACAAGTATGCGCCCCGGGGAACTGATCTGGGCAGGAGGTGACACGCACCTCTATCTCAACCATGCGGAGCTTGTTCGAACACAGCTTGCCCGGGAACCGGCGGGCGAGCCGCGGCTTGCCCTTGTGAGAGTTCCGGAAACCATCTTTGATTACCGGTTCGAGGATTTTGCCGTCACCGACTATGCGCCGCAAGGGCCGATCAGGGCGCCGGTCGCGGTCTAG
- a CDS encoding class I SAM-dependent DNA methyltransferase, whose amino-acid sequence MKDDPSDRRETFDALFAADPDPWGFESKAYEAAKRRATLTMLFPNRFERALEVGCANGVLTAELASVCDAVLGIDVSSAALRLAESRLADLNHVSLVRAEVPREWPEGTFDLIVFSEILYFLSRNEIARVADLAWQSLSQDGVCLLVNWTGPNDLPMDGQSARLIFAEAVPWLSAASEVRAEYRIDRLHKPFAREEAAPERPKD is encoded by the coding sequence ATGAAAGATGACCCGTCGGACCGGCGGGAGACGTTCGATGCGCTCTTCGCGGCCGACCCCGACCCATGGGGCTTCGAGAGCAAGGCGTACGAGGCGGCCAAACGGCGTGCGACACTGACGATGCTTTTTCCCAACCGATTCGAGCGTGCGTTGGAGGTCGGATGCGCAAATGGCGTGCTGACGGCGGAACTGGCGAGCGTGTGCGACGCTGTTTTGGGCATCGACGTCTCGTCTGCCGCTCTGCGGCTGGCAGAATCGCGCCTCGCCGATCTCAACCACGTCTCGCTCGTCCGAGCCGAAGTTCCCCGGGAATGGCCGGAAGGGACCTTCGACCTGATCGTATTCTCCGAGATCCTCTACTTTCTCTCGCGCAACGAGATTGCGCGGGTCGCGGACCTTGCTTGGCAAAGTCTTTCCCAAGATGGCGTCTGCCTGCTGGTCAACTGGACCGGACCGAACGACCTTCCGATGGATGGACAGAGTGCTCGCCTTATCTTCGCGGAGGCAGTGCCATGGCTCAGCGCGGCAAGCGAAGTTCGGGCCGAATATCGCATCGACCGCCTGCACAAGCCTTTCGCTCGGGAAGAGGCTGCTCCGGAGCGTCCGAAGGATTAG
- a CDS encoding thiamine pyrophosphate-dependent enzyme: MADSTDIAGHNRPRLALHVPEPKYRPGDTVDFNHIETGEAGAQPRPDETCEARETFPLCDDLIRVLGDDDRAHGPWNPGLAPDTLRTILREMALVRAFDTRLYRAQRQGKTSFYMKCTGEEATSVAATHALAADDMIFPSYRQQGCLIARGYDLVEMVNQIYSNKGDKLKGRQLPIMYCSKRLSFFSISGNLATQYPQAVGFAMASAIKGDSRIAASWLGEGSTAEGDFHSALTFAAVYNAPVVLNVINNQWAISSFSGFAGAERATFAARAIGYGIAGLRVDGNDPLAVFAAERWAADRARSNAGPTLIEHFTYRAEGHSTSDDPAAYRSAEERSEWPLGDPITRLANHLIALGEWSEERQEEMDAEIDAEVRKAVKEAEKNGILGHGLHHPDRTMFEDVFEELPWHLKEQSRQAIHEREVKYPEGKDW, from the coding sequence ATGGCAGACAGCACGGACATCGCAGGGCACAATCGCCCGCGGCTCGCGCTGCATGTACCCGAACCGAAATACCGTCCAGGCGATACGGTCGACTTCAATCATATCGAAACCGGCGAGGCGGGCGCGCAGCCACGTCCCGACGAGACATGCGAGGCGCGTGAGACGTTCCCGCTATGCGATGACCTCATCCGCGTGCTGGGCGATGACGACCGGGCGCACGGTCCGTGGAATCCCGGTCTTGCGCCCGATACGCTGCGAACCATCCTGCGCGAAATGGCGCTTGTGCGGGCCTTCGACACCCGTCTTTATCGCGCGCAGCGGCAGGGCAAGACCAGCTTCTATATGAAATGCACCGGGGAGGAGGCGACCAGCGTAGCGGCCACGCATGCGCTGGCTGCGGACGACATGATCTTTCCCTCCTACCGTCAGCAGGGCTGCCTGATCGCGCGGGGATACGACCTCGTGGAAATGGTCAACCAGATCTATTCGAACAAGGGCGACAAGCTGAAGGGCCGCCAGCTGCCGATCATGTATTGCTCGAAGCGATTGAGCTTTTTCTCGATCAGCGGCAACCTCGCCACGCAGTACCCGCAGGCGGTAGGTTTCGCCATGGCGAGCGCGATCAAGGGCGACAGCCGGATCGCCGCCAGCTGGCTGGGGGAGGGGTCCACTGCCGAAGGAGACTTCCATTCCGCGCTGACCTTTGCTGCTGTCTACAATGCGCCGGTTGTCCTCAACGTCATCAACAATCAGTGGGCGATCAGCAGCTTTTCCGGCTTCGCGGGTGCGGAGCGGGCGACCTTCGCCGCGCGCGCCATCGGCTATGGCATCGCCGGGCTTCGGGTGGACGGAAACGATCCGCTTGCCGTGTTCGCGGCGGAACGATGGGCGGCGGATCGGGCACGCTCCAACGCCGGCCCCACGCTCATCGAACACTTCACCTATCGTGCCGAAGGCCATTCCACTTCGGACGATCCTGCAGCTTATCGCAGCGCGGAGGAGCGGAGCGAGTGGCCATTGGGCGACCCGATAACCCGTCTGGCGAACCACCTCATCGCGCTTGGCGAATGGTCGGAGGAACGGCAGGAAGAAATGGACGCCGAAATAGATGCCGAGGTCCGCAAAGCCGTGAAGGAGGCGGAGAAGAACGGCATCCTCGGCCATGGTCTTCATCATCCCGACCGAACCATGTTCGAAGACGTGTTCGAGGAGCTGCCCTGGCATCTGAAAGAGCAAAGCAGACAGGCAATTCACGAACGCGAAGTCAAATATCCCGAAGGCAAGGATTGGTGA
- a CDS encoding acyl-CoA dehydrogenase family protein, with amino-acid sequence MAERGWLRACLPQRWGGEGWGCGPAGTRDAFDALRALGRANLSLARLFEGHMNAVKLIALYGSEGTASNAAKAIEEGALLGVWGADDPAEPLDFDRRGDEVALTGAKRFASGLGLVGQAMVTVATAEGQQLLLVPANEPERCDYSAWSMGGMRATQSGRYQFSGVSVRDDALIGTPGDYLREPHFEGGIWRYCAAHLGGAEALYHAMLGQLTDRKRAEEPNQQGRIVASAIAIESARLWLLRAADEVEADGAAGHKAALSLLAREVTEDACRLVIENAERALGMAAHVEGSFVYRMMGDLRLFLCQAVPDAKRARAAETLAVMAARAEQL; translated from the coding sequence TTGGCCGAACGCGGCTGGCTTCGCGCCTGCTTGCCCCAGCGGTGGGGCGGCGAAGGCTGGGGCTGCGGACCAGCCGGAACGCGCGATGCTTTCGATGCATTGCGCGCGCTCGGCCGGGCTAACCTGTCGTTGGCAAGGTTGTTCGAAGGCCACATGAACGCGGTCAAGCTCATCGCGCTGTATGGCAGCGAGGGCACCGCGAGCAATGCGGCGAAAGCAATCGAAGAAGGCGCGCTTCTTGGCGTGTGGGGTGCCGATGATCCCGCCGAACCGCTCGACTTCGATCGTCGCGGGGACGAGGTGGCGTTAACTGGAGCCAAGCGCTTCGCCTCCGGCCTTGGGCTCGTCGGGCAGGCAATGGTCACTGTCGCGACGGCGGAAGGCCAGCAGTTGCTGCTCGTCCCGGCAAACGAGCCTGAGCGGTGCGATTATTCGGCTTGGTCGATGGGTGGGATGCGTGCCACCCAATCGGGTCGATACCAGTTCTCAGGGGTCAGCGTCCGCGACGATGCGCTGATTGGCACCCCGGGGGACTACCTGCGCGAACCTCATTTCGAGGGCGGTATCTGGCGCTACTGCGCGGCCCATCTCGGCGGCGCCGAAGCGCTGTATCATGCGATGCTGGGGCAACTGACCGACCGCAAGCGTGCCGAGGAGCCGAACCAGCAGGGCCGTATCGTTGCCAGCGCGATCGCGATAGAATCGGCTCGACTTTGGCTGCTGCGTGCTGCCGATGAGGTCGAAGCGGACGGAGCTGCGGGCCACAAGGCTGCGTTATCCTTACTCGCACGTGAGGTGACCGAGGATGCGTGCCGACTGGTGATTGAGAATGCCGAGCGCGCGCTCGGCATGGCGGCACATGTCGAAGGCTCGTTCGTTTACCGCATGATGGGGGACCTGCGTTTGTTCCTATGCCAGGCCGTACCCGACGCGAAACGCGCCAGAGCGGCCGAGACATTGGCAGTGATGGCCGCACGCGCCGAGCAGCTATGA
- a CDS encoding zinc-dependent alcohol dehydrogenase, translating to MRALTWHGTHDVRVDSVPDPEIINPRDAILKITSTAICGSDLHLYDGVIPGVAPGDVLGHEFMGEVVETGKDSTLKKGQRVVVPFTISCGNCFHCQITQYSAYENSNPAEKQDMSATLYGHPMAALFGYSHLTGGYSGGQAEYVRVPFSDVGPIVIPDHLEDEKVLPLSDILPTGWMGAENADIQPDDTVAVWGCGPVGLFAIQSAIIMGASKVIAIDHYPHRLELAKQLGAEVINFKTTEVREALMAMSGGIGVDAVIDAVGMESHGFAVDNMLDMVKQTVGIGADRAAALKQAILAVRPGGRVSIPGVYGGMTDKFPLGPLMEKGLQVRAGQTHVQRYTKPLLDKIEDGTIDTTFLISHRLPLEDAARGYKNFREEQDSWTKVVLKPGMEAGATA from the coding sequence ATGCGCGCACTCACATGGCACGGAACGCACGACGTCCGCGTTGATAGCGTGCCCGATCCCGAAATCATCAATCCGCGCGACGCGATCCTAAAGATCACCTCCACCGCGATCTGCGGTTCGGACCTGCACCTGTACGACGGTGTCATCCCCGGCGTGGCCCCGGGCGACGTCCTCGGCCACGAATTCATGGGCGAAGTCGTGGAGACCGGTAAGGACAGTACGCTCAAGAAGGGCCAGCGCGTGGTCGTGCCCTTCACAATCAGCTGCGGCAACTGCTTCCATTGCCAGATCACGCAATACTCCGCGTACGAAAATTCCAACCCGGCGGAAAAGCAGGACATGTCGGCCACGCTTTACGGCCATCCGATGGCTGCGCTGTTCGGCTATTCGCACCTGACGGGCGGCTATTCGGGCGGTCAGGCCGAATATGTCCGTGTGCCGTTTTCCGATGTCGGGCCGATCGTGATCCCCGACCATCTCGAGGACGAGAAGGTGCTGCCCCTCTCCGATATCCTGCCGACCGGCTGGATGGGGGCGGAAAATGCGGATATCCAACCCGACGACACGGTCGCCGTATGGGGCTGCGGCCCGGTGGGGCTGTTCGCGATCCAGTCCGCCATCATCATGGGCGCGAGCAAGGTGATCGCGATCGATCACTATCCGCACCGGCTCGAACTGGCTAAGCAACTCGGCGCCGAAGTGATCAACTTCAAGACCACCGAAGTGCGCGAAGCATTGATGGCAATGTCGGGCGGGATCGGTGTCGACGCGGTGATCGACGCGGTCGGCATGGAATCGCACGGTTTCGCGGTCGACAACATGCTCGACATGGTCAAGCAGACCGTCGGCATAGGCGCAGACCGTGCAGCGGCGCTCAAGCAGGCGATCCTAGCGGTGCGTCCCGGCGGGCGCGTCTCGATCCCCGGCGTATATGGTGGGATGACAGACAAGTTCCCGTTGGGCCCGCTGATGGAAAAGGGGCTGCAGGTGCGCGCCGGCCAGACCCACGTACAGCGCTACACCAAACCGCTGCTCGACAAGATCGAGGATGGCACTATCGACACCACCTTCCTCATCTCCCACCGCCTGCCGCTCGAAGACGCCGCGCGCGGTTACAAGAACTTCCGCGAAGAGCAGGACAGCTGGACCAAGGTCGTCCTCAAGCCTGGCATGGAAGCGGGAGCTACCGCGTGA
- a CDS encoding SRPBCC family protein, whose protein sequence is MKNNREIGIAGSVAAAGVALGAVAFGAFLSRRHEGGGDDAPKLARRKNQGEHALVGRTVTIRKPAAELYVYWRDFGNLPEFMENVERITKQGGTKGRATWTIKAPAGTTVDLKTEITDDVENERIAWASVEGSDIETTG, encoded by the coding sequence ATGAAAAACAATCGAGAAATCGGCATTGCAGGCAGTGTCGCCGCCGCGGGCGTTGCGCTTGGCGCCGTGGCCTTCGGCGCTTTCCTCTCCCGCCGGCACGAAGGCGGCGGCGACGATGCGCCGAAACTGGCCCGCCGGAAGAATCAGGGTGAACACGCGCTGGTGGGCCGCACGGTCACGATCCGCAAGCCCGCCGCCGAGCTCTATGTCTATTGGCGGGACTTCGGTAATTTGCCCGAGTTCATGGAGAACGTCGAGCGGATCACCAAGCAGGGCGGAACGAAGGGCCGTGCGACTTGGACGATCAAGGCGCCCGCCGGGACGACGGTCGACCTGAAGACCGAGATCACCGACGATGTCGAGAACGAACGGATCGCTTGGGCATCGGTCGAAGGCTCGGATATCGAGACTACCGGCTAG
- a CDS encoding SRPBCC family protein, with protein sequence MTFTEAPGDRGTRVSLRIEYDAPGGAIGRGIAKAFLREPEVQARHDLKRFKMLMETGEIATSAHRKSETRKAKQQENG encoded by the coding sequence GTGACCTTTACCGAAGCGCCCGGCGATCGCGGCACACGGGTCTCGCTCCGGATCGAATACGACGCACCGGGCGGCGCCATCGGGCGCGGGATTGCCAAGGCCTTCCTGCGCGAACCCGAAGTCCAGGCCCGGCACGACCTCAAGCGTTTCAAGATGCTGATGGAGACGGGCGAGATTGCCACCTCCGCGCACCGCAAGAGCGAAACGCGCAAAGCAAAACAGCAGGAGAACGGATAA
- a CDS encoding YciE/YciF ferroxidase family protein gives MSAPENLTDCYTEELADLWSANDQMEKVVRELASKAGDATLKTKLEKGAEGIAKHTKTIKELLDDCGVDEKEHCKGMEGLVKEARKHALDADISDDDVRDVIIVAQYQRMCHYGICGFGTTKAFAEALGKSDHVAKLDAITEDIYNTDENLSDLAERSVNLAAK, from the coding sequence ATGTCCGCTCCGGAAAACCTCACCGATTGTTACACTGAAGAACTGGCCGACCTGTGGTCTGCCAACGACCAGATGGAAAAGGTCGTGCGCGAACTGGCGAGCAAGGCAGGTGACGCCACGCTCAAGACGAAGCTGGAAAAGGGTGCCGAGGGCATCGCCAAGCACACCAAGACGATCAAGGAACTGCTCGATGATTGCGGAGTGGACGAGAAAGAGCATTGCAAGGGGATGGAAGGCCTTGTGAAGGAGGCTCGCAAGCACGCCCTCGATGCCGATATTTCCGACGATGACGTGCGCGACGTTATCATCGTCGCCCAGTATCAGCGTATGTGCCATTACGGCATCTGCGGCTTTGGCACCACAAAGGCCTTCGCCGAAGCGCTGGGCAAGAGCGACCATGTCGCCAAACTCGATGCGATCACCGAAGACATCTACAATACGGATGAGAACCTGAGCGATCTCGCCGAACGCAGCGTAAACTTGGCGGCGAAATGA
- a CDS encoding site-specific integrase, translating to MSRIPFTIRIEGRYSFRRRIHFRNIISKPLTLALQTADPGAARERVAILAARFVIVRADVKTMLEGQRNLTGVEIEAIFRRELEQQLGSWLSDAYADAPWSSSVIEEAARHGEAYRQLRLPNPRHDMDAFERAKLDAANRETAENDVTPEWARPLVDQIRDALSDEYVISAPKAIGATTSDANIAAARTHLIRAGASACTRAQRMFDNDVLDAADPMRATTADLGELPPAVAALLAGAEGVAAPVAQTNLPSPAPPTECPFAIYDNRKFSEIIEDVLFELKQDKVWKGDLKQQRRIMQSFAWITGDRELGTYDHRDVARFKNGLNRRPSTFRFGSPEKGAMSRPFEDVISEVAPITPATARNLKTVNRDLSTMSTVAKHLALTSWKPRIHNVLIMDFAGATVAIQQDENAELRPPWKKEELECLFRSPLYLGGGAGKNRLKDECARPHVWHDAAFWAPLIWYYTHACREEICGLEIVDVFDDHPVPHIYIRENLTRGRDGEKAGEKRIARRRKLPLHDEILRLGFLDYVSAIRAEGHTALFPELYLFESKRGGAQFYDRAWRYMVQWITDRMEVEVNDKGKGPDIHSIRALGSSFYEVDGVNEIMRAEIMGHARSGTNAKHYSKRIKTEGLEVVLQERLEFVQRYVPKITLHLDPLPIRLLPMEARSRVGSGRHRRIRSDAGISKKSGARSSGSAFSGSR from the coding sequence ATGAGCCGCATACCCTTCACCATCCGGATCGAGGGCCGCTATTCCTTCCGCCGCCGGATCCATTTCCGAAATATTATCTCCAAACCGCTAACCTTGGCGTTGCAGACTGCCGATCCGGGCGCCGCGCGTGAGCGCGTAGCGATCCTGGCGGCGCGTTTCGTAATTGTAAGGGCGGACGTGAAGACCATGCTGGAAGGCCAGCGCAACCTGACCGGCGTCGAGATCGAGGCCATTTTCCGCCGGGAGTTGGAGCAGCAGCTCGGCTCTTGGTTATCGGATGCGTATGCCGATGCCCCCTGGTCTTCCTCGGTGATTGAAGAGGCTGCCCGGCACGGCGAAGCATACCGGCAGCTTCGCCTTCCCAATCCGCGTCACGATATGGATGCATTCGAGAGGGCCAAGCTCGACGCCGCCAATCGGGAAACAGCCGAAAATGACGTGACACCGGAGTGGGCACGCCCGCTGGTCGATCAGATACGCGATGCGCTTTCTGACGAATACGTAATTTCGGCCCCGAAAGCGATCGGTGCGACGACCAGCGACGCCAACATTGCTGCTGCGCGCACACACCTGATCCGGGCTGGCGCATCGGCTTGCACACGGGCGCAGCGCATGTTCGACAACGACGTTCTCGATGCCGCTGATCCCATGCGGGCAACGACCGCCGATCTGGGCGAATTGCCTCCCGCTGTAGCGGCCTTGCTGGCGGGTGCCGAAGGCGTCGCTGCGCCGGTCGCACAAACGAACCTGCCCTCGCCCGCACCGCCTACGGAATGCCCGTTCGCGATCTACGATAACCGCAAGTTCAGCGAGATTATCGAGGACGTCCTATTTGAGCTCAAACAGGACAAGGTCTGGAAAGGCGACCTCAAACAACAGCGCCGGATAATGCAGTCCTTCGCCTGGATCACCGGCGATCGTGAGCTCGGGACGTATGACCATCGTGACGTCGCCCGGTTCAAGAACGGGCTGAACCGCCGCCCGTCTACGTTTCGTTTCGGGAGCCCAGAGAAGGGCGCCATGTCCAGGCCATTCGAGGACGTTATCAGCGAAGTCGCCCCCATCACTCCGGCCACGGCCCGGAACCTTAAAACAGTCAATCGTGACCTCAGCACCATGAGCACGGTCGCCAAGCACCTCGCGCTCACGTCGTGGAAGCCGCGCATTCACAACGTCCTGATCATGGATTTCGCCGGTGCGACGGTTGCAATACAACAAGACGAGAATGCCGAACTTCGCCCGCCGTGGAAGAAGGAAGAGCTCGAATGCCTTTTCCGCTCGCCGCTTTACTTAGGTGGAGGAGCAGGCAAGAACCGCTTGAAGGACGAATGCGCGCGCCCGCATGTTTGGCATGACGCGGCCTTCTGGGCACCGTTAATCTGGTATTACACCCACGCTTGCCGGGAAGAAATCTGTGGGCTCGAAATCGTCGACGTATTCGATGACCACCCCGTTCCGCATATTTACATCCGCGAAAATCTAACCCGCGGCAGGGATGGCGAAAAGGCTGGCGAGAAGCGGATCGCGCGCCGGCGCAAGCTCCCGCTTCATGACGAAATTCTTCGACTGGGATTCCTGGATTACGTGTCCGCTATCCGGGCTGAAGGCCACACTGCGCTCTTTCCCGAACTCTACTTATTCGAGAGCAAGCGCGGTGGTGCTCAATTCTACGATCGCGCCTGGCGGTATATGGTCCAGTGGATCACCGACCGTATGGAGGTCGAGGTGAACGACAAGGGCAAAGGGCCTGATATCCATTCCATCCGTGCGCTCGGCTCATCGTTCTACGAGGTGGACGGGGTCAACGAGATCATGCGGGCTGAAATTATGGGGCACGCCCGTTCCGGTACGAACGCCAAGCATTATTCGAAGCGGATCAAAACCGAAGGGCTTGAGGTCGTCCTGCAGGAACGGCTCGAGTTCGTCCAGCGGTATGTCCCCAAAATCACCCTCCACCTCGACCCCTTGCCTATTCGTCTATTGCCAATGGAGGCGCGATCGAGAGTTGGGTCGGGCCGTCATCGGCGCATTCGCTCCGACGCTGGAATTTCCAAGAAAAGTGGAGCTAGGTCGAGCGGGTCCGCTTTCAGCGGGTCACGCTAA
- a CDS encoding NAD-dependent epimerase/dehydratase family protein: MTIVITGAAGFIGSALAETLLARGDNVLGIDNLNDYYDPQIKRDRLARVQGSAGGNRFAFANCDFSDMAALKTAVGDRKIEAIVHLGAQAGVRYSLENPAAYIQSNLVGHANMLEIARHSEVGHLVYASSSSVYGGNDKLPFSVDDRVDHPLSLYAATKKADELMSETYAHLYRLPQTGLRFFTVYGPWGRPDMAMWIFTRKILAGDPIPVFNKGEMWRDFTFIDDIVAGVVAALDKPPADDGLVKAGGSSKPHAIYNIGNNRSEKLTRVIGLIEQACGRKAEIDYQPMQNGDVQRTYADIDAIRNDLGYEPTTGIDVGIPRFVDWYRDYHGS; encoded by the coding sequence ATGACGATCGTGATTACGGGGGCGGCGGGCTTCATCGGATCGGCCCTTGCCGAGACGCTTCTTGCCCGCGGTGACAACGTTCTGGGTATCGACAATCTGAACGACTACTACGATCCGCAGATCAAGCGGGACCGGTTGGCGCGAGTGCAAGGCTCCGCAGGTGGCAACAGGTTCGCCTTCGCCAACTGCGACTTTTCCGACATGGCCGCGCTGAAAACTGCGGTAGGAGACCGGAAGATCGAGGCGATAGTTCATCTCGGCGCCCAGGCGGGAGTGCGTTACTCGCTCGAGAACCCGGCCGCCTACATCCAGTCGAACCTCGTCGGTCATGCGAACATGTTGGAGATCGCGCGGCACAGCGAGGTTGGTCACCTGGTCTATGCCAGTTCGAGTTCGGTCTATGGCGGTAACGACAAGCTGCCTTTTTCCGTGGACGACAGGGTCGATCACCCGCTTTCGCTTTACGCCGCGACGAAGAAGGCGGACGAGTTGATGAGTGAAACCTACGCGCACCTCTATCGCCTGCCGCAGACCGGTCTTCGCTTCTTCACCGTGTACGGGCCGTGGGGGCGGCCGGACATGGCGATGTGGATCTTCACCCGGAAAATCCTCGCGGGCGATCCGATCCCGGTCTTCAACAAGGGTGAGATGTGGCGCGATTTCACCTTCATAGACGACATCGTCGCCGGAGTGGTTGCAGCGCTCGACAAGCCGCCGGCGGACGACGGTCTGGTCAAAGCGGGCGGTTCTTCGAAACCGCACGCGATTTACAACATTGGCAACAATCGCTCCGAAAAGCTGACCCGCGTGATCGGCCTGATCGAACAGGCGTGTGGCCGGAAGGCAGAGATCGATTATCAGCCCATGCAGAATGGCGATGTTCAGCGCACCTACGCCGATATCGACGCGATCAGGAATGATCTGGGTTACGAACCTACGACCGGCATCGATGTCGGCATACCGCGCTTCGTCGATTGGTACCGGGACTATCACGGCTCCTGA
- a CDS encoding PIG-L deacetylase family protein: MSVPTLPEGSVLRAARSVRRVSLEVLAPPGRLLIIAPHPDDETLGCGMALAAAVAEGREVAILLLTDGEGSHPNSRKFDTARRVAVRAAEFDNALTALAPDKSIPVVRAHLPDGKTTDESAPQVVDRLLDHPCVANATSIWSTWLGDPHCDHRTAGIVARMLSDLTGAALWSFAVWGRFGERPVPDRLSLFFDSRFHRAKCDAMDAYASQMTDLIDDDSAGFTMPPALFEHFASHPEVFLHER; this comes from the coding sequence ATGAGCGTTCCCACTCTGCCCGAAGGCTCGGTTCTACGTGCCGCCCGGTCAGTCCGGCGCGTGTCTCTCGAAGTGCTGGCTCCGCCGGGCCGCTTGCTGATCATCGCCCCTCATCCGGACGACGAGACACTGGGCTGCGGCATGGCGCTGGCTGCAGCGGTCGCCGAGGGGCGTGAGGTCGCCATCCTGTTGCTGACCGACGGCGAAGGCTCGCACCCCAATTCGCGCAAATTCGACACTGCGCGACGCGTTGCGGTGCGAGCGGCCGAGTTCGACAACGCGCTGACGGCGCTCGCTCCCGACAAATCGATTCCCGTGGTCCGTGCGCATCTACCCGATGGCAAGACGACGGACGAAAGCGCCCCGCAGGTCGTCGATCGCCTTCTGGACCACCCCTGCGTTGCGAATGCGACCTCGATCTGGTCGACATGGCTTGGGGATCCGCATTGCGATCACCGGACTGCTGGCATCGTGGCGCGGATGCTCTCCGACCTAACGGGCGCTGCGCTCTGGAGCTTCGCGGTGTGGGGGCGCTTCGGCGAGCGTCCCGTGCCGGACCGCTTGAGCCTGTTCTTCGATAGCCGGTTTCACCGTGCGAAGTGCGACGCGATGGACGCCTATGCCTCCCAAATGACCGACCTGATCGACGACGATTCGGCAGGCTTTACTATGCCGCCCGCATTGTTCGAACACTTCGCGAGCCATCCCGAGGTCTTCCTCCATGAAAGATGA